One stretch of Tachysurus fulvidraco isolate hzauxx_2018 chromosome 12, HZAU_PFXX_2.0, whole genome shotgun sequence DNA includes these proteins:
- the znf395a gene encoding zinc finger protein 395a isoform X2: MEKVLTATVLPRTRLGKRSPLGALVCNSSPEGLAEVGGHGDTDGAPGTGAGVHGVHGVHKVKLYPGQRVYVHCGGQERPGVVEQHNHVDNEVSIFVQQLNQSVHRKLEDVWLSSTGGGAHSVSSSIDVPKRSVESADMDEIMAAMVLTSLSCSPMIQSPVHGEPTPVSNGTDSTASEMSDGGYWSCDHGNSSPAASPPDAEADRTPPVDDGLDMEMDQMLFDEPAPRKRKNSVKVAYRCLWPNCGKILTTIVGMKRHIRTLHLGQSEQERCQREEDFYYTEIYQDAEQTPVPIGCGSPSSPSHRGSSPPTPEPVQPGPLSQSAPSSFWQVHSEHSYQAPPPVVTLCKAVCVPAPPRWTPLVTAHQSKQAAPFRRRSVSVGEQWLQNNSAPSRPPHLASVSPPRNHCAARRVRGEAKKCRKVYGIEHRDQWCTACRWKKACQRFLD; the protein is encoded by the exons ATGGAGAAGGTGCTAACGGCTACGGTGCTACCAAGGACCAGGTTAGGGAAGCGCTCTCCTCTGGGAGCCTTGGTGTGCAACTCTTCACCAGAAGGTCTCGCAGAAGTAGGGGGACACGGAGACACGGACGGAGCTCCTGGGACCGGAGCAGGAGTCCACGGTGTCCACGGTGTCCACAAGGTCAAACTGTACCCAGGACAGCGG GTGTATGTGCATTGTGGTGGACAGGAGCGTCCTGGCGTTGTGGAACAGCACAACCATGTGGACAATGAAGTGTCTATATTCGTACAGCAGCTCAATCAGAGCGTGCACCGCAAACTGGAGGACGTGTGGTTGAGCTCAACAGGCGGCGGCGCTCACTCCGTGTCATCGTCAATCGACGTGCCAAAAAG AAGTGTAGAGAGCGCGGACATGGATGAAATCATGGCTGCTATGGTGCTGACCAGTCTGTCCTGCAGCCCAATGATCCAAAGCCCCGTTCATGGAGAACCGACTCCAG TGTCCAATGGGACGGATAGCACTGCTAGTGAAATGTCTGATGGTGGTTACTGGAGCTGCGACCATGGAAACAGCAGTCCTGCAGCTTCTCCGCCCGACGCAGAGGCGGACCGAACCCCTCCTGTCGACGACGGCCTGGACATGGAGATGGATCAGATGTTGTTTGATGAACCTGCCCCAAGGAAGCGCAAG AACTCAGTGAAGGTGGCGTACAGGTGCCTGTGGCCAAACTGTGGCAAAATCCTCACCACTATCGTAGGCATGAAGCGCCACATCCGTACTCTTCACCTGGG ACAGAGCGAACAGGAGCGCTGCCAAAGAGAAGAAGATTTCTACTACACCGAGATCTACCAGGACGCGGAGCAGACTCCGGTTCCGATCGGCTGCGGCTCACCTTCCAGTCCGAGCCACCGGGGATCGTCTCCGCCGACGCCGGAGCCTGTGCAGCCCGGTCCACTCAGCCAGTCGGCCCCCAGCAGCTTCTGGCAGGTCCATTCCGAACACTCGTACCAG GCTCCGCCTCCTGTTGTGACTCTGTGTAAAGCCGTGTGTGTGCCCGCTCCGCCACGCTGGACGCCTCTCGTCACGGCACACCAGAGCAAACAG GCTGCTCCGTTTCGCCGGCGTTCCGTCAGTGTCGGAGAGCAGTGGCTCCAAAACAACAGCGCCCCCTCCAGGCCTCCGCACCTCGCCAGCGTTTCGCCTCCGAGGAACCACTGCGCCGCACG GAGGGTTCGAGGCGAGGCTAAGAAGTGCCGGAAGGTGTACGGTATCGAGCACCGGGATCAGTGGTGTACAGCCTGTCGCTGGAAAAAAGCCTGCCAGAGATTTTTGGACTGA
- the pnoca gene encoding prepronociceptin → MMKTPFWTLLLMGLFVPGRGDCQKDCVSCSQILPKDHSFDTLVCLVECRSRVDMGLTWERCQSTLEEKPLTSLSVGNSVLKRAEEEVETVLPVGQSDGGLTYSGTLQRFDHVARALGLDELNQETEIPKFSPLSVQPPSAQEEPDAEDWELRSDRDGGPTVNRSKRFGGFLKSKYGYRKFMDPGRSLQKRYGGFIGIRKSARKWNTQKRFSEFLKQYLGMTTRASEFNSVSNDITRQNEV, encoded by the exons ATGATGAAGACACCATTCTGGACTCTCCTGCTGATGGGGCTGTTTGTCCCCGGACGTGGTGACTGTCAGAAAGACTGTGTCTCCTGCAGCCAAATCCTTCCCAAAGACCACAGCTTTGACACACTG GTGTGTTTGGTGGAATGTCGCAGCAGGGTTGATATGGGGCTCACGTGGGAGAGGTGTCAGAGCACCTTGGAGGAGAAACCCCTGACGTCCCTGTCCGTAGGGAACTCCGTGTTGAAAAGAGCCGAGGAGGAAGTGGAAACCGTCCTGCCCGTGGGTCAATCTGACGGAGGTCTCACGTATTCTGGAACCCTGCAGCGCTTCGATCATGTGGCACGAGCTTTGGGTCTTGACGAACTCAACCAGGAGACCGAAATCCCCAAGTTTAGTCCATTGTCCGTTCAGCCTCCGTCTGCACAGGAAGAACCAGACGCTGAAGACTGGGAGCTGAGAAGCGACCGAGACGGAGGACCTACTGTGAACCGCAGCAAACGTTTCGGAGGCTTCCTCAAAAGCAAGTACGGCTACAGAAAGTTCATGGACCCCGGTCGGTCTTTGCAGAAGAGATACGGTGGCTTCATAGGCATCCGCAAGTCGGCCCGCAAGTGGAACACCCAGAAACGCTTCAGCGAGTTTCTAAAGCAGTACTTGGGCATGACCACTCGAGCGAGCGAGTTCAACAGCGTGTCTAATGACATCACCCGTCAGAACGAGGTGTGA
- the znf395a gene encoding zinc finger protein 395a isoform X1 → MEKVLTATVLPRTRLGKRSPLGALVCNSSPEGLAEVGGHGDTDGAPGTGAGVHGVHGVHKVKLYPGQRVYVHCGGQERPGVVEQHNHVDNEVSIFVQQLNQSVHRKLEDVWLSSTGGGAHSVSSSIDVPKRSVESADMDEIMAAMVLTSLSCSPMIQSPVHGEPTPVSNGTDSTASEMSDGGYWSCDHGNSSPAASPPDAEADRTPPVDDGLDMEMDQMLFDEPAPRKRKNSVKVAYRCLWPNCGKILTTIVGMKRHIRTLHLGRQSEQERCQREEDFYYTEIYQDAEQTPVPIGCGSPSSPSHRGSSPPTPEPVQPGPLSQSAPSSFWQVHSEHSYQAPPPVVTLCKAVCVPAPPRWTPLVTAHQSKQAAPFRRRSVSVGEQWLQNNSAPSRPPHLASVSPPRNHCAARRVRGEAKKCRKVYGIEHRDQWCTACRWKKACQRFLD, encoded by the exons ATGGAGAAGGTGCTAACGGCTACGGTGCTACCAAGGACCAGGTTAGGGAAGCGCTCTCCTCTGGGAGCCTTGGTGTGCAACTCTTCACCAGAAGGTCTCGCAGAAGTAGGGGGACACGGAGACACGGACGGAGCTCCTGGGACCGGAGCAGGAGTCCACGGTGTCCACGGTGTCCACAAGGTCAAACTGTACCCAGGACAGCGG GTGTATGTGCATTGTGGTGGACAGGAGCGTCCTGGCGTTGTGGAACAGCACAACCATGTGGACAATGAAGTGTCTATATTCGTACAGCAGCTCAATCAGAGCGTGCACCGCAAACTGGAGGACGTGTGGTTGAGCTCAACAGGCGGCGGCGCTCACTCCGTGTCATCGTCAATCGACGTGCCAAAAAG AAGTGTAGAGAGCGCGGACATGGATGAAATCATGGCTGCTATGGTGCTGACCAGTCTGTCCTGCAGCCCAATGATCCAAAGCCCCGTTCATGGAGAACCGACTCCAG TGTCCAATGGGACGGATAGCACTGCTAGTGAAATGTCTGATGGTGGTTACTGGAGCTGCGACCATGGAAACAGCAGTCCTGCAGCTTCTCCGCCCGACGCAGAGGCGGACCGAACCCCTCCTGTCGACGACGGCCTGGACATGGAGATGGATCAGATGTTGTTTGATGAACCTGCCCCAAGGAAGCGCAAG AACTCAGTGAAGGTGGCGTACAGGTGCCTGTGGCCAAACTGTGGCAAAATCCTCACCACTATCGTAGGCATGAAGCGCCACATCCGTACTCTTCACCTGGG CAGACAGAGCGAACAGGAGCGCTGCCAAAGAGAAGAAGATTTCTACTACACCGAGATCTACCAGGACGCGGAGCAGACTCCGGTTCCGATCGGCTGCGGCTCACCTTCCAGTCCGAGCCACCGGGGATCGTCTCCGCCGACGCCGGAGCCTGTGCAGCCCGGTCCACTCAGCCAGTCGGCCCCCAGCAGCTTCTGGCAGGTCCATTCCGAACACTCGTACCAG GCTCCGCCTCCTGTTGTGACTCTGTGTAAAGCCGTGTGTGTGCCCGCTCCGCCACGCTGGACGCCTCTCGTCACGGCACACCAGAGCAAACAG GCTGCTCCGTTTCGCCGGCGTTCCGTCAGTGTCGGAGAGCAGTGGCTCCAAAACAACAGCGCCCCCTCCAGGCCTCCGCACCTCGCCAGCGTTTCGCCTCCGAGGAACCACTGCGCCGCACG GAGGGTTCGAGGCGAGGCTAAGAAGTGCCGGAAGGTGTACGGTATCGAGCACCGGGATCAGTGGTGTACAGCCTGTCGCTGGAAAAAAGCCTGCCAGAGATTTTTGGACTGA
- the znf395a gene encoding zinc finger protein 395a isoform X3 has translation MEKVLTATVLPRTRLGKRSPLGALVCNSSPEGLAEVGGHGDTDGAPGTGAGVHGVHGVHKVKLYPGQRVYVHCGGQERPGVVEQHNHVDNEVSIFVQQLNQSVHRKLEDVWLSSTGGGAHSVSSSIDVPKSVESADMDEIMAAMVLTSLSCSPMIQSPVHGEPTPVSNGTDSTASEMSDGGYWSCDHGNSSPAASPPDAEADRTPPVDDGLDMEMDQMLFDEPAPRKRKNSVKVAYRCLWPNCGKILTTIVGMKRHIRTLHLGRQSEQERCQREEDFYYTEIYQDAEQTPVPIGCGSPSSPSHRGSSPPTPEPVQPGPLSQSAPSSFWQVHSEHSYQAPPPVVTLCKAVCVPAPPRWTPLVTAHQSKQAAPFRRRSVSVGEQWLQNNSAPSRPPHLASVSPPRNHCAARRVRGEAKKCRKVYGIEHRDQWCTACRWKKACQRFLD, from the exons ATGGAGAAGGTGCTAACGGCTACGGTGCTACCAAGGACCAGGTTAGGGAAGCGCTCTCCTCTGGGAGCCTTGGTGTGCAACTCTTCACCAGAAGGTCTCGCAGAAGTAGGGGGACACGGAGACACGGACGGAGCTCCTGGGACCGGAGCAGGAGTCCACGGTGTCCACGGTGTCCACAAGGTCAAACTGTACCCAGGACAGCGG GTGTATGTGCATTGTGGTGGACAGGAGCGTCCTGGCGTTGTGGAACAGCACAACCATGTGGACAATGAAGTGTCTATATTCGTACAGCAGCTCAATCAGAGCGTGCACCGCAAACTGGAGGACGTGTGGTTGAGCTCAACAGGCGGCGGCGCTCACTCCGTGTCATCGTCAATCGACGTGCCAAAAAG TGTAGAGAGCGCGGACATGGATGAAATCATGGCTGCTATGGTGCTGACCAGTCTGTCCTGCAGCCCAATGATCCAAAGCCCCGTTCATGGAGAACCGACTCCAG TGTCCAATGGGACGGATAGCACTGCTAGTGAAATGTCTGATGGTGGTTACTGGAGCTGCGACCATGGAAACAGCAGTCCTGCAGCTTCTCCGCCCGACGCAGAGGCGGACCGAACCCCTCCTGTCGACGACGGCCTGGACATGGAGATGGATCAGATGTTGTTTGATGAACCTGCCCCAAGGAAGCGCAAG AACTCAGTGAAGGTGGCGTACAGGTGCCTGTGGCCAAACTGTGGCAAAATCCTCACCACTATCGTAGGCATGAAGCGCCACATCCGTACTCTTCACCTGGG CAGACAGAGCGAACAGGAGCGCTGCCAAAGAGAAGAAGATTTCTACTACACCGAGATCTACCAGGACGCGGAGCAGACTCCGGTTCCGATCGGCTGCGGCTCACCTTCCAGTCCGAGCCACCGGGGATCGTCTCCGCCGACGCCGGAGCCTGTGCAGCCCGGTCCACTCAGCCAGTCGGCCCCCAGCAGCTTCTGGCAGGTCCATTCCGAACACTCGTACCAG GCTCCGCCTCCTGTTGTGACTCTGTGTAAAGCCGTGTGTGTGCCCGCTCCGCCACGCTGGACGCCTCTCGTCACGGCACACCAGAGCAAACAG GCTGCTCCGTTTCGCCGGCGTTCCGTCAGTGTCGGAGAGCAGTGGCTCCAAAACAACAGCGCCCCCTCCAGGCCTCCGCACCTCGCCAGCGTTTCGCCTCCGAGGAACCACTGCGCCGCACG GAGGGTTCGAGGCGAGGCTAAGAAGTGCCGGAAGGTGTACGGTATCGAGCACCGGGATCAGTGGTGTACAGCCTGTCGCTGGAAAAAAGCCTGCCAGAGATTTTTGGACTGA
- the si:ch73-204p21.2 gene encoding uncharacterized protein si:ch73-204p21.2 → MAPIYMDLQMWEAASLPGMAVLSVAILLVLTITLLALCTSCQRQSFTLDNKSEVETNSSTLVRVVKPGNAAEIPAPERDLTLLPEDLQLGPNEQFKAWRSHTLERNTQPTVNGGMVTM, encoded by the exons ATGGCGCCCATCTACATGGACCTGCAGATGTGGGAGGCGGCGAGCCTCCCGGGGATGGCGGTCCTCTCTGTGGCCATCCTCCTCGTCCTGACCATCACGCTCCTCGCACTCTGTACCAGCTGTCAGAG ACAATCGTTTACTCTGGACAACAAAAGTGAAGTGGAGACAAACTCGTCTACGTTAGTTCGAGTT GTGAAGCCAGGAAATGCTGCAGAGATCCCTGCTCCTGAGCGGG ATCTGACCCTGTTGCCCGAGGACTTACAGCTCGGCCCCAACGAACAGTTCAAAGCCTGGAGGAGTCACACACTAG AACGCAACACACAGCCGACGGTAAACGGTGGCATGGTGACTATGTAG